One genomic window of Micropterus dolomieu isolate WLL.071019.BEF.003 ecotype Adirondacks linkage group LG06, ASM2129224v1, whole genome shotgun sequence includes the following:
- the LOC123972025 gene encoding C-C chemokine receptor type 9-like: MTSSILTQNMTSMDDFMTTFTTEDPSSISPSPTTDDDYEYEDLLCDRASVREFRRLSEPPLFWIIVIVGGAGNLAVVWIYLNFRRRLKTMTDIYLLNLAVADLLFLVTLPLWAEEALHGWSFGSALCKVNSAVYKVNLFSSMLLLTCISIDRYVVIVQATKAQNSQEERRRCSRLVCAGVWLLALVLATPELVFATTATADSQQYCRMVFPSHVGNRTKILVLSLQVSMGFFLPLIVMAFCYSVIVAKLLKTKNFQKHKAMRVILAVVVAFVVSQLPYNCVLVMEAAQASNMTMTDCVEMKRFDKAGQVLKSLAYMHACLNPFLYVFIGVRFRKDMKELLLRCSCRQPSAKKSHLSKSCRSPLNSTRASVMSDSDTSQALSL; encoded by the exons ATGACCTCATCGATATTAACACAGAACATGACCTCCATGGACGACTTCATGACAACGTTCACCACTGAG GACCCGTCCTCCATCAGCCCTTCACCCACCACTGACGATGACTACGAATACGAGGACCTGCTGTGTGACCGGGCGTCGGTGCGGGAGTTCAGGAGACTCTCCGAGCCGCCGCTCTTCTGGATCATCGTCATTGTGGGCGGAGCTGGGAACCTGGCCGTGGTGTGGATCTACCTGAACTTCCGGCGGCGGCTGAAGACCATGACGGACATTTACCTGCTGAACCTGGCGGTGGCCGACCTGCTGTTCCTCGTCACGCTGCCACTGTGGGCGGAGGAGGCGTTGCATGGCTGGAGCTTTGGCTCCGCCCTCTGCAAAGTGAACTCTGCCGTCTACAAGGTGAATCTGTTCAGCAGCATGCTGCTGCTCACCTGCATCAGCATCGACCGCTACGTGGTCATCGTGCAGGCCACCAAGGCACAGAACTCGCAGGAGGAGCGCCGCCGCTGCAGCCGGCTGGTGTGTGCAGGAGTGTGGCTGCTGGCCCTGGTGCTCGCCACACCCGAGCTGGTGTTCGCCACCACCGCCACGGCGGACTCACAGCAGTACTGCAGGATGGTGTTCCCATCACACGTGGGCAACCGCACCAAGATCCTGGTGCTGTCTCTGCAGGTGAGCATGGGCTTCTTCCTGCCTTTGATCGTCATGGCATTCTGCTACAGCGTCATCGTCGCCAAGCTGCTCAAGACCAAAAACTTCCAGAAGCACAAGGCCATGCGCGTCATCCTGGCCGTGGTGGTGGCGTTCGTCGTGTCCCAGCTGCCCTACAACTGCGTGCTGGTGATGGAGGCGGCGCAGGCCTCCAACATGACCATGACGGATTGCGTGGAGATGAAGCGCTTCGACAAGGCGGGGCAGGTGCTGAAGAGTCTGGCCTACATGCACGCCTGCCTCAACCCCTTCCTCTACGTCTTCATCGGCGTGCGATTCCGCAAAGACATGAAGGAGCTACTGCTGCGCTGCAGCTGCCGCCAGCCATCGGCCAAAAAGAGTCATCTGAGCAAGTCTTGCAGGAGTCCGCTGAACTCCACCCGGGCCTCGGTGATGTCAGACAGCGACACCTCGCAGGCGCTGTCGCTGTAG